A window of the Lepisosteus oculatus isolate fLepOcu1 chromosome 14, fLepOcu1.hap2, whole genome shotgun sequence genome harbors these coding sequences:
- the LOC138242681 gene encoding uncharacterized protein has protein sequence MAGGGNANFLAETSLISPLQTSAVFAATVQCRFSCRLGESTLVRDPPGRMALPTIPAAFLLVLWTTESCAGPVTVRFLDSATLPCISKDPAPVDQPAVKWVLSTGRPVLYVEGGRPHSGPGFEHRAQMSGDKARLGNYSLTIAAVTFSDTGLYECYREAERDHLQFLEDTYLTVTAHEENVTHQSGASLSLPLHTTGPVEVLFDPAGSTQSSRVLLSTAGPPDPGYEHRVSVQNSSLTLRSLTPADQGSYTVRDLQGNTISTVTVTVGAHRVTVTLQPGASLSVPLLTGEPVEVLFDPAGGGNWTSVCSVQNSTASCVPQYRDRVSVENQELRLQDLRASDEGIYTVLLSHIQKAVSTVSLTVEDPLRHRSVRVIAGVTGVGVAGVILAILGVWVGMRRSRTTIRNDGTYEQTRRDDAPNDSSSAISPPADQPETGAGLPALISAGPAGWESRELALQADFPGLEDAAQSEDLNLADAPSKELSASENDSQSLAPDFRRLPVSRDAYSPYFDKEKMKPEAGSRPLPAYIKSVLFPPQRGRQPARPAIGGTRGVAVWCDFSRMYVRVSRLLFGFSCRPSEVTLGNCSVSRTTRSYFYFIYGLHECGTERSVVQGRLVYSNTLRYAPPSSSAPVHRFIPFSVPAKCSYNR, from the exons ATGGCAGGAGGGGGCAATGCCAATTTTCTTGCTGAAACATCTCTTATCTCCCCCTTACAGACCAGCGCGGTCTTTGCAGCGACCGTTCAGTGTCGCTTCAGCTGCAGATTGGGAGAGTCGACTCTCGTCCGGGATCCTCCTGGCAGGATGGCGCTCCCGACAATCCCTGCTGCCTTTTTACTGGTGCTCTGGACCACGG AGTCCTGTGCTGGCCCTGTCACTGTGAGATTTTTGGACTCGGCTACACTGCCCTGCATCTCCAAGGATCCAGCCCCTGTGGACCAGCCTGCTGTAAAATGGGTGTTGTCTACAGGAAGACCTGTGCTGTATGTCGAAGGTGGAAGACCTCATTCTGGACCCGGGTTCGAGCACAGAGCCCAGATGTCCGGAGACAAGGCCAGACTGGGAAATTACTCCCTGACCATCGCTGCTGTGACGTTCTCCGACACGGGCCTGTATGAGTGCTATCGGGAAGCCGAGCGAGACCACCTGCAGTTCCTGGAGGACACTTATCTCACTGTCACAG CTCATGAAGAAAATGTCACCCATCAGTCTggagcctctctgtctctccctctccatactactggtccagtggaggtgctgtttgatcctgcaggatctACCCAGTCTTCCAGAGTCTTACTGAGCACCGCAGGGCCCCCTGACCCCGGGTATGAACACagagtgtcagtgcagaacagctctctgacactgcgctccctcactccagctgatcaggggagctacacagtgagggaccttcaGGGAAACACCATCAGCACTGTGACAGTCACTGTGGGAG ctcacagagtcactgtcaccctgcagcctggagcctctctgtctgtccctctgctcactggagagccagtggaggtgctgtttgatcctgcaggaggtggaaactggacctcagtgtgctctgtccagaacagcacagccagctgtgtcccccagtacagAGACAGAGTGTCGGTGGAGAATCAGGAGTTGAGACTGCAGGACCTGAGGGCGTCTGATGAGGGGATCTATACAGTTTTGCTCTCACACATCCAGAAGGCCGTCAgcactgtctctctcactgtggaGG ACCCTCTTCGTCACAGGTCTGTCAGAGTGATCGCTGGTGTCACTGGTGTTGGTGTTGCTGGAGTCATCCTGGCAATCCTGGGAGTATGGGTCGGGATGAGGAGATCAAGGACGACGATCAGGAATGACGGGACCTATGAACAGACAAGGAGAGATGATGCCCCGAATGACAGCAGCTCAGCGATCAGTCCTCCAGCAGATCAACCAGAAACTG GGGCCGGGCTCCCCGCACTGATCTCCGCcgggccggctggctgggaATCTCGGGAATTAGCGCTCCAGGCCGACTTCCCGGGTCTCGAAGACGCAGCCCAGTCGGAGGACTTGAACCTGGCAGATGCGCCCTCCAAAGAGCTGTCTGCAAGTGAGAACGACTCGCAGTCCTTGGCTCCCGACTTCCGCCGCCTTCCCGTGTCCAGAGACGCGTACTCGCCCTACTTcgacaaggagaagatgaagcccgaagccggcagccgccccttacccgcctacatcaagagcgtcctgtttcctccccagcgagggcggcagccggctcgcccggccatcgggggcacccgaggagtggctgtgtggtgtgacttcAGCAGGATGTATGTGAGGGTCAGTCGGCTCctgttcggcttcagctgtcggccatcggaggtgaccttgggcaactgcagcgtcagccgaaccacacgcagttacttctacttcatctacgggcttcacgagtgcggcaccgagcgatcg gttgtccagggccgcttggtgtactccaacactctccgctatgccccgccctcctccagtgcgcctgtgcatcgcttcattcccttctctgtgccGGCCAAAtgctcctacaacaggtag
- the LOC138242682 gene encoding zona pellucida sperm-binding protein 3-like, with translation MYFQATAYFATVEQRLYIHSCYVTEKPDQHSQPRFPVIDNLGCMVDSRADGCLSRFVPSKQKDVLRFTIDAFLFQKKLSRKHEVTELYMHCVMAVAPAKATPGTKSCTYNREAKRWEELYGDHEVCACCESRCAGSRNEGGSGSLSLVDASLPKRQPCLDN, from the exons atgtacttccaggccactgcctactttgccacagtggagcagaggctgtacatccactcgtgttacgtaacggagaaaccggaccagcactcccagccccgtttccctgtgatcgacaacttggg gtgcatggtggacagcagggcagatggctgcctgtccaggtttgtcccctccaagcagaaggatgtgctccgcttcacaattgatgccttcctcttccagaagaagctgtccaggaag catgaagtgactgagctgtacatgcactgtgtcatggctgtggctcctgctaaagcaacaccagggaccaagtcctgcacctacaacagggaggctaagag gtgggaggagctgtatggtgaccatgaggtctgtgcctgctgtgagtccaggtgtgctggcagccggaatgaaggtgggtctggTTCTCTATCCCTTGTGGATGCATCTCTGCCCAAGAGACAACCATGCTTGGACAACTGA